The following nucleotide sequence is from Deinococcus planocerae.
GAAACAGGTGAATTCCAATGAGCGACAACAACAAAGACGACGAAGCACACCACCTCGACGCCAGCCAGGCGGCCGACCGCCGGATCCTGTGGCTGGTGCTGCTGATCAACCTCGGCCAATGCCTGGCCGGCGTTGCGGTCGGCCTCTGGGCATCGTCCACCGCAGTGATCGGGGCGGCCCTCGACAACCTGGCCGATGCGTCGGTGTACGGGGTCAGCCTCTACGCGGTCGGCCGCACGGCAGGCATCAAGGTGCGCGCCGCCCGCCTGTCCGGGTGGCTCTTGATCGGCCTGGCGATAACGCTGTTCGTGGAGGTGCTGCGCCGGTTCTTCGGCGGCGAGGCGCCGGTGGGCCCGGCGATGATGGCGATGGCGGCCGTCAACGCGGCGTTGAACCTCGTCTGCCTGCGGCTGCTCAGGCGCCACCGAGGCGAGGACGTCAATTTCAAGGCGTCGGCCATCTTCACCAGCAACGACTCGCTGGTGAACCTGGCGATTGTGCTGTCCGGCGCGCTGGTGCTGTGGTTGGGCTCGAACCTGCCGGACCTGATCCTCGGCCTGGTGGTGTCGGCGATTGCGGCCAAGGGTGGCCGGGAGATCCTCGCCGAAGCGGCCGAGGCCGACGAAAA
It contains:
- a CDS encoding cation transporter gives rise to the protein MSDNNKDDEAHHLDASQAADRRILWLVLLINLGQCLAGVAVGLWASSTAVIGAALDNLADASVYGVSLYAVGRTAGIKVRAARLSGWLLIGLAITLFVEVLRRFFGGEAPVGPAMMAMAAVNAALNLVCLRLLRRHRGEDVNFKASAIFTSNDSLVNLAIVLSGALVLWLGSNLPDLILGLVVSAIAAKGGREILAEAAEADEKAHSEAA